The DNA window GCCTGATATTGATAACATTGAGGGCCTGACTCCTGCCATTTCCCTTGAACAGCAGACCACGTCGAAAAATCCACGTTCTACGGTCGGAACCGTGACTGAGGTCTATGATTTCCTGCGTGTGTTTTATGCACGGCTTGGCACCATGTACTGCCCCAAGTGCGGACGGCCTATCGTGGCCCAGAGCATGGACGAAATCATTGAAAAGATCGCGGCTATGCCAGAGAAGACGCGCTTTTTGCTGCTGGCTCCTCAGGTGGAGCAGAAAAAGGGTACCCACGCCAAGCTTTTTAAGTCCTTGCTTGGTGAGGGCTTTGTGCGTGTGCGGGTGAACGGAGACGTCTTTCCGCTGGAAACCCCGCCGGAGCTGGATAAAAAAAAGAAACACACCATTGAGCTGGTTGTGGACAGACTGGTAGTGAAAGAGGGGATGCGCAAGCGCCTTGCGGATTCCGTGGAACTCGCACTCAAGTTTGGCTCTGGACGGCTGAGTGTGGTGCAGGTTGGCGGTGAGCATGATGGCGAATCCACCCTGTATTCTTCTGACGCAGTGTGCCCGGAATGCAACATCAGCCTGCCGCCGCTGACACCGCAGCTCTTTTCGTTCAATAGTCCGCAGGGCGCCTGCCCAAAATGCTCTGGCATCGGAAGTGTTGAGTATTTTGAGCCTGCGTTAATTGCCCCTAATCAGGGGCTGTCTCTGGAACAGGGGGCAGTGATTCCGTGGAAGAATCCGAAAATTTTTTCGCGTTATAAAGCCGGGCTGACGACCCTTGGTGAAAAGTATGGATTCACCGTGTCCACGCCGCTCAAGGATATGAGCGAAGAAGCCCGGCGAGTGCTGTTTGAGGGGGACAAGGACCTCAAGTGGAAGGGCGTACTTAAAATATTGGGGACCGGAATGCAGTTTGGCTCCATCTGGAGAGACGAACTGTCCCGCTTCCGTCAGAGCCGTCCCTGCCCAGCGTGTCAGGGGGCACGACTTCGCCCTGAATCTTTGGCCGCGCGCGTGGCCGACAAGAATATTGATGAATTTACGCGGATGTCTATCCGCAAGTCCCTTGAGTGGCTGTCGGCACTGGAGTTTGAGGCGCACCAGAAGCTTATTGCTGGGCCTCTGCTCAAGGAGCTGACGCACCGTTTACATTTTCTCGTGAATGTCGGACTGGATTACCTGAGCCTTGCCCGAAACATGTCGACCTTGTCTGGCGGTGAAGCCCAGCGTATTCGCCTTGCCGGACAGCTTGGCTCTGGGCTTGTGGGCGTGACCTATGTCTTGGACGAGCCGAGTATTGGTCTGCACCCCAGAGACAATGATCGCCTGCTCAAAACCTTGCGGGATTTGCAGGGGCGCGGCAACACCGTGCTGGTGGTTGAGCACGACGACAAGACCATTGAGAATGCGGACCATGTGCTGGAGCTTGGGCCGGGGTCGGGCTGGCTTGGTGGCGAGTTGGTCTATGAGGGTGACGTGCCGGGGCTGCTCAAGGCAAAAGACAGTCTCACGGGCAAGTACCTGCGCGGTGATCTGAAGATAGATCAGCCAGAAACCCGGCGCGAGGCACAGGGGCACATCACTTTGCGCAATGTCAGGACCAATAATTTGCAGGGGCTTGATTTGGCCCTGCCGCTTGGATGTCTGTCAGTTGTGACTGGCGTATCTGGCTCTGGCAAGAGTTCGCTTGTTGTGGATTCGCTCTACAAGCACATTGCTCTGGCTCGTGGCACAAAGGTGGACAATCCCGGACAGCTGGACGGTATTGATGGCATTGATGCCATTGAGCGGGTTGTGTCCATTGACCAGACACCGATTGGGCGGACGCCGCGATCTAACCCTGCGACCTACACCAAAATTTTTGACGAGATCAGAAAGATCTTTTCGACGACAAAAGAAGCGCGTGCCAGAGGCTACAAGCCGGGACGCTTTAGCTTCAACGTCAAGGGCGGGCGCTGTGAGTCCTGCCGTGGTGACGGGTACAAGCGGGTGGAAATGCACTTTTTGCCCGACGTCTTTGTGAAGTGCGATGTCTGCAAAGGCAAGCGTTATAATCATGAGACGCTTGAGGTGAAGTACAAGGGCAAGAATATTCACGAAGTGCTCGACATGACAGTGCGGGAGGCCGCGCTGTTCTTTGAGAATTACCCCGTATTGAAGCGCCGTTTGGCTATTCTTGAGGACGTGGGTCTTGGGTATTTGCGCCTTGGGCAGCCTGCAACAACGCTGTCTGGTGGTGAGGCTCAGCGTATTAAGATTTCTCGTGAACTGGGCAAAAGAAGTCTGCCCGGAACGCTGTATATCCTTGACGAACCCACCACGGGCCTGCATATGCACGAGGTCGGGAAGCTGATTGCTGTTTTACAGCGTCTGGTGGACCGTGGTGCTTCTGTGCTGGTGATTGAACACAACACGGATGTGGTGCGCTCTGCGGACTGGGTGATTGACCTTGGTCCCGGTGGTGGTGAGCACGGTGGTCGTATCGTTGCACAGGGCACGCCAGAGCAGATTGCGGCAAACCCTGATTCTGTGACGGGTTCCTTTCTGTAGACCACGGGAAAAAAGATGATAAAAGCGGCCCTGCCTGTGATGAGGTGGGGCCGAACTGTTTGGACCGCCTGCCGCTTTTCGTGGGCTGGTGGCTATGCTAGAGAGGGCACATGCAAAAAAACAGACATGGTGGGAACATTTGGGATTTGGCACGGGGCGCGGAGTGTGCTCCGGAAGAGATTGTCGACTTTTCGGCAAACATCAATCCTCTTGGACCGCCTGCGTGGTTCCGGGCAGAGATGAGTGCCCGGATTTCTGCACAGGTGCATTATCCTGAGCCGTATTGTGACACGCTGTGTGCGCGTGCCGCTGAGAAATGGGACATTGCTTCGGAAGAAGTTCTGGCAGGCAATGGCTCAACAGAAATTTTGCACGCAGCACTGGCCTTTTGGAAGCCAGAAAAAGCACTGATTCCGGTGCCGTCCTATGCGGACTACCGTCATGCCTGCGCTATGGCTCAGATTCCCGTTGAGAATTTTGCCCTCAGGGAAGACGCTGGGTTCAGGCTTGATTTTCCTGCGCTGTCTGCCGCACTCGACGCCTGTGCTAACTCGCGCACCGTGGTGTTTTTGGGACAGCCCAACAATCCTACGGGATTAAGCAATGCGCCAGACTCTGTGCGGGACATGGCGCTGCGGCATGCCGATACGCTGTTCATCGTCGATGAAGCATTTGCAGACTTTCTTCCAGAGCAGGATCGCCTTGCTGCTGCCCGTCCGCAGAATGTTCTTGTTTTGCATTCCCTGACGAAATTTTATGCCATTCCGGGCCTGCGTCTTGGTCTTGGCTATGCCTGCGAAGAGCTGGCTCGCGGCATTCGCGGCCGCATGCCCATGTGGTCGGTGAATGGGCTGTCTCAGGCTTTTGGCATTCGTGCTCTTTCTGACACTGAATATGCCGAGCGCACTGTTGCAGAAGTTAAAGAGCTTCGGGCGCAGCTTCTGGAAGGCCTTTCCCGTTTTGACGAGCTGACGGTTTTCCCCGGTGAAGTAAATTTTGTGCTGTGTCGCATTGATCGCGAAGGTGTGGACGCCTCCCGTCTTGCAGAGCTGCTTCTCAGGGAGCGCATCGCCATTCGCGTGTGCTACAACTTTGAGGGGCTTGGCGAGCAGTGGTTCCGGCTTGCTGTTCGTACCCGCAAGCAGAACGCACAGCTTCTTGAGGCCTTGGCCAAGGTTTTGGGCTATCCCGTGTCGTCCAGCATCCTTTTGCCCCGAAAGAGGCCTGCGCTCATGTTACAGGGCACCAGCTCCAACGCAGGCAAGAGCATGCTTGCTGCTGCGTTATGTCGCATGTTTTTGCAGGACGGCTATGACGTTGCGCCGTTTAAGTCGCAGAACATGTCGCTCAATTCTTACGTAACTCGCGACGGTGGCGAGATGGGACGCGCTCAGGTGACACAGGCACAGGCATGCCGTCTTGACCCTGATGTGAGAATGAATCCCGTTCTTTTAAAACCGTCCTCTGATACAGGTTCACAGGTTGTTGTTTTAGGGAAAGCTGTATCCAATATGGACATTGGGCAATATATCAAGTATAAGCCCCAAGCCTTTGACGCGGCAAAAGACGCGTATGACTCCCTTGCCTCTGAGCATCAGGTAATGATTCTTGAGGGTGCAGGCAGTCCCGCTGAGATAAATCTCAAACGGCACGACATTGTAAATATGAACATGGCCCGTTATGCAGAGGCCAAAGTCTTGCTTGTTGGTGATATTGATCGCGGTGGTATATTTGCTTCTTTTGTTGGCACAATGGAACTGCTTGAAGAGTGGGAACGCGAGCTTGTTGCTGGCTATGTTGTCAATATGTTCCGAGGGGATGCGTCCCTTTTGAACGACGCTCTGGATTACGTTACCGGACGGACTGGGAAGCCTTTTATGGGCGTTGTTCCGTACATGAGCCGTCACGGTATTCCAGAAGAAGACTCCGTATCCTTTAAGCGCGGAAGCCTGGATTCTGCCCGGACTGACGGGCAGCTTGTGGACATCGCCTGCATTGATGTCCCCCATATTTCCAATTTTACGGACATTGAACCGTTCTTTAATGAGCCTGATGTTCATGTTCGCGTTGTGCGTTCCCCAGAAGAGTTGGGCGCTCCCGATGCCGTGATCCTTCCCGGAAGCAAGAATGTCGTTCACGACATGAACTGGCTTAGGGAACAGGGTTTTATTTCGGAACTGGATCGCCTGCTGCACAGTGAGCAGGCCGTTGTCGTGGGTATTTGTGGTGGCTTCCAGATGCTTGGACGCACCATTAGTGACGAGCATCAGGTTGAATCCGTTGCCGGTGGGATGAAAGGTCTCGACTTTTTGCCTCTCGCAACCAGCCTCGCACCACAAAAAACACTCACCGCAACTGGTGCGCGCTATTTGCCCTCGGATATGCAGATTCGCGGATATGAAATTCATCATGGCGTGACGAAAACCGATGCCCCCGATGAAATATCGGTTTGCATGGAAAGAAGCGACGGGAAACCGATAGGCTATTCCAGAAAGGATGGAAAAGTCTGGGGAACATATCTCCACGGTCTCTTTGATGACGATGTCTTTAGGCGCGATTTCATTGACTCTTTGCGGAAAAAGAAAGGCCTTGAGCCTGTCTCCCGTATACTGGCTCAATACGATATAGAATCCGCGTTGGATCGACTTGCTGACGTTGTACGCGCAAGTATTAACGCAGAACCACTTTACAAAATGCTGGGGCTCAAGTAACGGGTTCTCCCTCAGCTGTTTCTCTAGCAAAATACGGGTGCGTTCCTGGAGAAAGCACCCTCTTGTGCAAAGAATATAAATATTACGGCGGACTGATTGATATATGCGATCAGTCCGCCGCTCTCTGTTTTTATTTTTGGCGCAAATCATGGGCAAAAAAAGAAAGAAAGGCACAGCTCAGCCGTTCTTGTAGAGAGACTTTCTTTGCCCTACCATGACTGCAAGACTTTTGACGGACCAAACTGGGGTATTTAGTTTGTAAGTTAAAAACTTGTTTCAAAAAAGTATTGCATTCATGAATCTGATGATATAGAGAGACGCCCAGCTTTCACTTTGGAGGAATAGAAA is part of the Desulfobaculum bizertense DSM 18034 genome and encodes:
- the uvrA gene encoding excinuclease ABC subunit UvrA, translating into MSSNECIHIKGARQHNLKNLTLDIPRNKLVVVCGPSGSGKSTLAFDIVYAEGQRRYVESLSAYARQFLPQMDKPDIDNIEGLTPAISLEQQTTSKNPRSTVGTVTEVYDFLRVFYARLGTMYCPKCGRPIVAQSMDEIIEKIAAMPEKTRFLLLAPQVEQKKGTHAKLFKSLLGEGFVRVRVNGDVFPLETPPELDKKKKHTIELVVDRLVVKEGMRKRLADSVELALKFGSGRLSVVQVGGEHDGESTLYSSDAVCPECNISLPPLTPQLFSFNSPQGACPKCSGIGSVEYFEPALIAPNQGLSLEQGAVIPWKNPKIFSRYKAGLTTLGEKYGFTVSTPLKDMSEEARRVLFEGDKDLKWKGVLKILGTGMQFGSIWRDELSRFRQSRPCPACQGARLRPESLAARVADKNIDEFTRMSIRKSLEWLSALEFEAHQKLIAGPLLKELTHRLHFLVNVGLDYLSLARNMSTLSGGEAQRIRLAGQLGSGLVGVTYVLDEPSIGLHPRDNDRLLKTLRDLQGRGNTVLVVEHDDKTIENADHVLELGPGSGWLGGELVYEGDVPGLLKAKDSLTGKYLRGDLKIDQPETRREAQGHITLRNVRTNNLQGLDLALPLGCLSVVTGVSGSGKSSLVVDSLYKHIALARGTKVDNPGQLDGIDGIDAIERVVSIDQTPIGRTPRSNPATYTKIFDEIRKIFSTTKEARARGYKPGRFSFNVKGGRCESCRGDGYKRVEMHFLPDVFVKCDVCKGKRYNHETLEVKYKGKNIHEVLDMTVREAALFFENYPVLKRRLAILEDVGLGYLRLGQPATTLSGGEAQRIKISRELGKRSLPGTLYILDEPTTGLHMHEVGKLIAVLQRLVDRGASVLVIEHNTDVVRSADWVIDLGPGGGEHGGRIVAQGTPEQIAANPDSVTGSFL
- a CDS encoding cobyric acid synthase translates to MQKNRHGGNIWDLARGAECAPEEIVDFSANINPLGPPAWFRAEMSARISAQVHYPEPYCDTLCARAAEKWDIASEEVLAGNGSTEILHAALAFWKPEKALIPVPSYADYRHACAMAQIPVENFALREDAGFRLDFPALSAALDACANSRTVVFLGQPNNPTGLSNAPDSVRDMALRHADTLFIVDEAFADFLPEQDRLAAARPQNVLVLHSLTKFYAIPGLRLGLGYACEELARGIRGRMPMWSVNGLSQAFGIRALSDTEYAERTVAEVKELRAQLLEGLSRFDELTVFPGEVNFVLCRIDREGVDASRLAELLLRERIAIRVCYNFEGLGEQWFRLAVRTRKQNAQLLEALAKVLGYPVSSSILLPRKRPALMLQGTSSNAGKSMLAAALCRMFLQDGYDVAPFKSQNMSLNSYVTRDGGEMGRAQVTQAQACRLDPDVRMNPVLLKPSSDTGSQVVVLGKAVSNMDIGQYIKYKPQAFDAAKDAYDSLASEHQVMILEGAGSPAEINLKRHDIVNMNMARYAEAKVLLVGDIDRGGIFASFVGTMELLEEWERELVAGYVVNMFRGDASLLNDALDYVTGRTGKPFMGVVPYMSRHGIPEEDSVSFKRGSLDSARTDGQLVDIACIDVPHISNFTDIEPFFNEPDVHVRVVRSPEELGAPDAVILPGSKNVVHDMNWLREQGFISELDRLLHSEQAVVVGICGGFQMLGRTISDEHQVESVAGGMKGLDFLPLATSLAPQKTLTATGARYLPSDMQIRGYEIHHGVTKTDAPDEISVCMERSDGKPIGYSRKDGKVWGTYLHGLFDDDVFRRDFIDSLRKKKGLEPVSRILAQYDIESALDRLADVVRASINAEPLYKMLGLK